A genomic window from Patescibacteria group bacterium includes:
- the lysS gene encoding lysine--tRNA ligase codes for MASLEELRSERIKKLQNLKTEGINPYPIVSHREYSLAEALLAFPKLSKRKKPIVLVGRVLALRKQGGLIFLNFSDGTETLQAMMKKDDLKNGSFQLFADNIDIGDFVEFTGSLFITKRKEKSILVKGWRMLAKSLRPLPDQWAGLSDVEERFRKRYLDTLMSAEVKERFVMRSRMITTLRSLLDKEGFLEVETPILQHHAGGATATPFTTHHNALDVPLHLRIAPELYLKELLIGGFPKVYEMGRNFRNEGIDATHNPEFTMLEFYEAYSDTRKLMVFMERMIKATVKTLFKKQNIPYGDNTIDFSKKFQVVSYLDLLKRYALITHPESITKEEATTKAHQLGVPVDKGDGVQKILDNIYKKSCRPKLIQPTFVIDYPTDYLPLAKRKEEGGNLVDAFQLVIAGIEVGKAFSELNDPLDQAERFKNQEEQRKAGDKEAQTRDDAFLEAMEYGMPPAGGVGIGIERLVLLFTNTHNVREVILFPTLRPKG; via the coding sequence GTGGCATCTCTAGAAGAACTTCGCAGTGAACGCATTAAAAAGCTCCAGAATCTCAAGACAGAAGGGATAAATCCATATCCTATTGTTTCGCATAGGGAATATTCACTTGCCGAGGCGCTTCTCGCATTTCCAAAACTCTCAAAAAGAAAAAAACCGATCGTTCTTGTCGGGCGCGTGCTCGCACTTCGCAAACAAGGCGGCCTCATATTCCTCAATTTTAGTGACGGCACGGAAACACTGCAAGCGATGATGAAGAAAGATGATCTTAAGAATGGAAGTTTTCAGTTGTTTGCCGACAACATAGACATTGGCGATTTCGTTGAATTCACGGGGTCGCTCTTTATCACCAAGCGAAAAGAAAAAAGTATTCTGGTGAAGGGTTGGCGCATGCTCGCGAAAAGCTTGCGACCGCTTCCTGACCAATGGGCGGGACTCTCGGACGTGGAGGAGCGATTCCGAAAGCGATATCTGGACACGCTTATGTCTGCCGAAGTGAAAGAGCGTTTCGTCATGCGCTCGCGCATGATCACGACATTGCGCTCCCTCTTGGACAAAGAAGGGTTTCTTGAAGTGGAAACACCGATATTACAACACCACGCCGGTGGGGCTACGGCAACGCCGTTTACGACGCATCACAATGCGCTTGATGTTCCACTCCATCTGCGCATTGCCCCGGAACTGTATTTGAAGGAACTTTTGATCGGCGGATTTCCGAAAGTGTATGAGATGGGAAGAAATTTCAGAAATGAGGGCATTGACGCGACACACAATCCGGAATTTACCATGCTTGAGTTTTACGAAGCATACAGCGACACGAGGAAACTCATGGTGTTCATGGAGCGCATGATAAAAGCAACGGTAAAAACGCTTTTCAAGAAACAGAATATTCCCTACGGCGACAACACCATAGATTTCTCTAAAAAATTCCAGGTCGTTTCGTACCTTGATCTGCTCAAGCGCTACGCGCTCATCACACACCCGGAATCTATCACCAAAGAAGAAGCGACGACCAAGGCGCATCAGCTGGGCGTGCCGGTGGACAAGGGGGATGGAGTGCAGAAAATACTTGATAATATCTACAAAAAATCATGCCGGCCAAAACTGATACAGCCGACCTTCGTTATTGATTATCCTACCGATTACCTACCGCTTGCGAAACGGAAAGAAGAAGGAGGAAATCTCGTTGACGCGTTTCAATTGGTCATCGCCGGCATTGAAGTGGGGAAAGCGTTCTCCGAGCTCAATGATCCGCTTGATCAGGCGGAGCGTTTCAAAAATCAGGAAGAGCAAAGAAAAGCTGGCGACAAAGAAGCACAGACTCGCGACGATGCATTTTTGGAGGCAATGGAATACGGTATGCCGCCCGCGGGAGGCGTAGGGATCGGCATTGAACGCCTAGTGCTTTTGTTTACCAATACGCACAATGTTCGCGAGGTCATTTTGTTTCCGACATTGCGTCCAAAAGGGTAG
- the mreC gene encoding rod shape-determining protein MreC, translating to MKMSYRQNNTKRNTLAVGVVLVLAVSTFYFWGGTIYYGISAAAHYVSEPLWKAGNRMSNTASSYSAFLDSKETLEGRNDELEKEVQELRLKLLSKDLLLKENKELKAILGRVSNQRAILATVLSRPNNSPYDTLIIDIGKDKGIEKGDKVLVAGEIVVGTVGEVYARSSKVELYSSPGLTRDVVLGGSGIPATAKGKGVGNFEIILPRDVSVVLGDVVTIPDIDLTVLGSVLYIGKDPNSPFQTILVKSPVNFSELKWVEVVISSPEHTN from the coding sequence ATGAAGATGAGTTACCGCCAAAATAACACAAAGCGTAATACACTGGCGGTTGGCGTCGTTCTTGTGTTGGCGGTATCCACTTTTTATTTTTGGGGCGGCACGATCTATTACGGTATTTCTGCGGCGGCTCACTACGTTTCGGAGCCGCTCTGGAAAGCGGGGAATCGCATGAGCAATACGGCTTCTTCATACAGTGCCTTTTTGGATTCAAAGGAAACTTTGGAGGGGAGGAATGATGAACTGGAGAAAGAGGTTCAGGAGCTTCGCTTGAAACTCCTCTCTAAAGATCTGTTGCTGAAAGAGAATAAGGAACTGAAGGCGATACTCGGGCGTGTCAGCAATCAACGTGCCATACTTGCCACAGTGCTCTCTCGGCCGAACAATTCTCCGTATGATACATTGATCATTGATATCGGGAAAGATAAGGGAATAGAGAAAGGAGACAAGGTCTTGGTTGCCGGAGAGATCGTGGTGGGGACGGTAGGGGAGGTGTACGCGCGTTCTTCAAAAGTGGAACTGTATTCTTCCCCGGGCCTCACAAGAGACGTTGTGCTGGGAGGAAGCGGTATTCCCGCGACCGCTAAAGGGAAAGGCGTTGGCAATTTTGAGATCATACTGCCGCGTGATGTTTCGGTCGTTTTAGGCGATGTGGTCACCATTCCTGATATTGACCTGACGGTGCTCGGCAGCGTTCTGTATATCGGGAAAGACCCCAACAGCCCGTTTCAAACGATTCTTGTGAAAAGCCCGGTCAATTTTAGTGAGTTAAAGTGGGTAGAAGTCGTTATCTCTTCTCCCGAGCATACCAATTAA
- the greA gene encoding transcription elongation factor GreA has translation MNDEQKTYLSKEKHKELTEELDFLKTKRRKEIAEKLEYAKSLGDLSENAEYHEAREDQANTERRIIDLEALLKDVEVVKKHHSEEVEIGSVVVVQKEGEKEKRTYQIVGSAEADSAQGKISNVSPLGEALMGKKKGETASFQIPAGEVKYKIIDIE, from the coding sequence ATGAACGATGAGCAAAAAACATACTTGAGCAAAGAAAAACACAAAGAGCTTACCGAAGAGCTCGATTTTCTTAAGACGAAGCGACGCAAAGAAATTGCCGAGAAGCTTGAGTACGCCAAGTCGCTTGGCGATCTCTCTGAAAATGCCGAGTATCATGAGGCGCGAGAAGATCAAGCAAACACTGAACGGCGTATCATTGATCTGGAAGCATTACTCAAAGACGTAGAAGTGGTGAAGAAACACCATAGTGAAGAAGTGGAGATCGGGTCTGTTGTGGTTGTGCAAAAAGAGGGCGAGAAAGAAAAAAGAACCTATCAGATCGTTGGTTCTGCGGAGGCGGACTCCGCTCAAGGAAAGATCTCAAACGTGTCTCCGCTCGGCGAGGCACTCATGGGCAAGAAAAAAGGGGAGACTGCTTCTTTCCAAATCCCCGCCGGTGAGGTAAAATATAAAATTATAGACATTGAATAA
- a CDS encoding penicillin-binding transpeptidase domain-containing protein, whose translation MSKKRTYNHEIDPDEIFLDSHNLPEFDIHQFEGRIERPISKQAVALMGIVFMLVGVVFLGRLMDLQVARGESYRERSENNRLRHIPIFAERGVIYDRNNQEMAYNVPSEDDFSEREYIKQEGFSHVLGYISYPKKDSSGFYYQTAFEGKNGIESTYNDLLEGKQGIKINEVDVFGGVQSESTILPPEDGENIVLSIDARVQSKFYELIGNLSRDVSFTGGAGIIMNIENGELLALASYPEYSSDVLSRGSDSEKISAYINDPSKPFLNRAVSGLYTPGSTVKPYVGLGALHEGIVTADTSILSTGSISIPNPYFPDLPSIFNDWKAHGWVDMRKAIAVSSNVYFYEIGGGYEDQKGLGIAKIEKYVRMFGLGELTGIDIPGDVEGVVPNPQWKESNFPGDPWKVGDTYHTSIGQYGFQVTPLQMVRAVAAIANDGTLVKPHLLIGISEQPINQEEFIVGTIDIEGKYFNVIKEGMRRAVIEGSATGLNISGVSVAAKSGTAEVGVSKKRVNSWITGFFPYENPKYAFTVVMEEGPRANLIGALYVMRQLLEWMAVETPEYTQ comes from the coding sequence ATGTCAAAGAAACGAACATACAATCACGAAATAGATCCCGATGAGATCTTCTTGGATTCCCATAATCTTCCTGAGTTTGACATACATCAGTTTGAAGGAAGAATTGAACGTCCCATTTCCAAACAGGCGGTCGCGCTGATGGGTATCGTGTTCATGCTAGTGGGAGTAGTTTTTCTCGGACGCCTGATGGACCTTCAGGTGGCACGCGGAGAATCTTATCGAGAGCGCAGTGAAAATAATCGTCTGCGACATATTCCTATCTTTGCGGAGCGCGGAGTGATCTATGACAGGAACAATCAAGAGATGGCATACAACGTGCCGAGCGAGGATGATTTTTCAGAACGGGAATATATCAAACAAGAAGGATTTTCGCACGTTCTCGGATATATCAGTTATCCGAAAAAAGACAGTTCGGGCTTTTATTATCAAACCGCTTTTGAAGGCAAGAACGGCATTGAAAGTACGTACAACGATCTCTTAGAAGGGAAACAGGGGATCAAGATAAACGAAGTGGACGTGTTTGGCGGCGTGCAATCCGAGAGCACCATACTCCCGCCCGAGGACGGTGAAAATATCGTGCTCTCCATTGACGCGCGCGTTCAGAGCAAGTTCTATGAATTGATAGGAAATTTGTCCCGCGATGTTTCGTTTACCGGCGGGGCGGGTATTATCATGAATATTGAAAACGGGGAATTGCTCGCGCTGGCAAGTTACCCGGAATACAGTTCGGATGTACTCTCTCGCGGTAGCGACAGCGAAAAAATAAGCGCGTACATCAACGACCCGAGTAAACCATTCTTGAACCGAGCTGTTTCAGGGCTCTACACGCCAGGGTCAACGGTCAAGCCGTATGTGGGGCTTGGCGCGCTACATGAAGGTATTGTGACGGCAGATACTTCAATACTCTCCACCGGCTCCATATCAATTCCTAATCCGTATTTTCCGGATCTACCCTCTATTTTCAACGACTGGAAAGCGCACGGATGGGTGGATATGCGCAAGGCGATCGCTGTTTCATCCAACGTTTATTTTTACGAGATTGGCGGGGGTTACGAGGACCAAAAAGGACTCGGTATCGCAAAAATAGAAAAATACGTCCGCATGTTCGGTTTGGGGGAACTGACCGGCATAGATATACCGGGAGACGTGGAAGGAGTGGTCCCGAACCCGCAGTGGAAGGAGAGCAATTTCCCCGGCGACCCGTGGAAGGTTGGCGATACGTACCATACGTCAATCGGACAGTATGGTTTTCAAGTGACGCCTCTGCAAATGGTGCGCGCCGTTGCGGCGATTGCAAACGACGGCACGTTGGTAAAACCGCACCTTTTGATCGGGATTTCGGAGCAGCCGATCAATCAGGAAGAGTTTATCGTGGGCACCATAGATATAGAAGGAAAATATTTCAATGTCATCAAAGAGGGAATGAGGCGCGCGGTTATTGAAGGATCAGCAACCGGGTTGAATATTTCCGGGGTCAGTGTCGCGGCAAAATCAGGTACTGCGGAAGTGGGGGTCTCCAAGAAACGCGTCAATTCATGGATCACGGGATTTTTCCCTTATGAAAATCCCAAATATGCTTTTACGGTTGTCATGGAAGAGGGTCCCCGCGCAAATTTGATCGGAGCATTGTATGTGATGCGTCAGCTTCTGGAATGGATGGCGGTGGAAACACCCGAATATACGCAGTGA